The following are from one region of the Gossypium hirsutum isolate 1008001.06 chromosome D03, Gossypium_hirsutum_v2.1, whole genome shotgun sequence genome:
- the LOC107950565 gene encoding protein SRC2 homolog, protein MESTGGFIELRVISCKSLKAFNFFQKLSVYAFVYIAGDDDKKTDRKQLKRTPTDREGDGNPEWNHTIRFEVSDDLFRDCDKMFVHFDLRHEGAMFGDKTIGEVVVPLLDLIQESNNGVVRFVTYQVRTTDGKANGELNFSFKVVNIGKDEGSKVETPASLITGYPLFYHHSPAPEPSLEVESESPKAHYPILDLEDMLVQGPHQLHSPSSGSQHLNLIQETNYFLPQNGYYELPPPPPPPPPPPPLPYPPPPPAATAYGGPYYYRHPPPPPGSNIWGLTPYVGGPGYCAPDGTQLGSADVPLETWPSGWQE, encoded by the coding sequence ATGGAATCCACCGGTGGCTTCATAGAACTAAGAGTAATTTCTTGCAAGTCTCTTAAAGCATTCAACTTCTTCCAGAAGCTCTCAGTCTATGCCTTTGTTTACATTGCGGGTGATGATGACAAGAAAACGGATCGGAAACAGCTTAAGAGGACACCGACTGACAGAGAAGGCGATGGAAATCCCGAGTGGAACCATACGATACGGTTTGAAGTTAGCGACGACTTGTTTCGGGATTGCGATAAAATGTTTGTTCACTTTGATCTGCGCCACGAAGGAGCCATGTTTGGGGACAAAACAATCGGGGAAGTTGTGGTTCCTTTACTGGATCTGATCCAAGAGTCTAATAATGGAGTTGTTAGATTTGTGACTTACCAGGTACGGACTACGGATGGCAAAGCAAATGGAGAGTTGAATTTCTCTTTTAAGGTGGTGAATATTGGGAAGGATGAGGGTTCAAAGGTGGAAACCCCGGCGAGCCTGATAACTGGCTATCCTCTATTTTATCATCACTCCCCTGCGCCTGAGCCTTCATTGGAAGTTGAGAGCGAATCGCCGAAAGCCCATTATCCAATTCTAGATTTAGAAGATATGTTGGTGCAGGGACCTCATCAGCTTCACTCTCCATCGTCTGGAAGTCAGCATCTGAATCTGATCCAAGAAACTAATTATTTTCTGCCACAAAATGGTTACTATGAGCTACCTCCGCCGCCCCCGCCTCCGCCTCCGCCTCCGCCTCTGCCATATCCTCCCCCACCCCCCGCAGCCACGGCATATGGCGGACCTTATTATTACCGCCACCCACCTCCTCCACCAGGGTCCAATATATGGGGTCTCACCCCTTATGTGGGTGGTCCTGGTTATTGTGCACCTGATGGGACGCAGCTCGGCTCTGCTGACGTACCGTTGGAGACTTGGCCGAGTGGTTGGCAGGAATAG